The sequence GCTTGTCCTGATGATAATTCAGACATTCTTTCCCAAACTTTCACAGCATTAATTGGATCATAACCCGCTATAGACATTAAAGTTAATCCAATCATATCGGCTTCACTTTCATGACTTCTACTAAAAGGTAACATTGCTCCAACTTGAGATCCTGCACCATACGCTTGCATAATTAAAGCTTGTGTTTTTGGGTCTTTATTACCAACTGCTACTTGCGTTCCAACAGCACCTAATTGCTGTAACAACCCTGCACTCATTCTCTGTTGCCCATGATTTGCTAATGCATGAGCTACTTCATGCCCCATTACAGATGCTATTCCTGCATCATCTTTACAGACTGGCAAAATACCTGTATAGAAAACAATTTTACCTCCTGGCATACACCAAGCATTCAATTCTTTACTTTCAACTAAATTATATTCCCAAGAATACCCTTCTAAATAATCTGATTTTCCATTAGCGTTCAACCATCTTTCAGCCGCCGTTTTAATCTTCATTCCAATAGTTTCAATTCTTTTCGCATCTTTTGTTCCTTTTAAAACTTTATTTTCAGTCAAAAACTGATCATATTGTTGAAAAGCAGAAGGAAAGATTTGACTATTTGGCACTAAAGCCATTGTAGACTTACCTGTAAAAGGATTTTTTGCACATGATAGTATTAATGCAAAAAAGAATACCGAAACAATTTTTACTTTATTATTCATCTTAATTAGTGTTTATACAAAGTTAATACTTTTCAAAAACCATATCAAATATTAGCCCATAAATATTTTTTAAGATAAATTTAATAATCTTACACCACTATAAATAGTAATTTCGCAACAAAAAGATGTCAAAAAGACAAAAAGTAATATCAAGTAACTCAATACCAAGATCCATTTTATTCATAGCAAGTACGCTACAAATAGTTTCAACTACACTCACTGTAAAATTCGCAAAGAAGCTATTTACAAAACCTATAAAATACAAGGTGCCAAAAAGAGAATTTGAAATGAATATGAATTCTAAACAAGAATTGATTCACATATCTTCTATCAACAAAAAGATAATGACATATAATTATGGCAAGTATTCAAAAAAAGTACTACTTGTACATGGTTGGTCCGGAAGAGGTACACAATTAGTTAAAATAGCTGACAAAATGTTAGAATTAGGTTATTCTACAATAAGCTTTGACGCACCCGCTCACGGAAAATCGCCAGGCAACTCAACATTAATGCTTGAGTTCATTGAAAGTATATTAACATTAGAAAAATTACATGGACCTTTTGAATATGCAATTGGACATTCTCTAGGTAGCATGTCAATATTAAATGCAATTAAAAACGGCTTAGATGTAAAAAAAGCAGTATTAATTGGAAGTGGAGATAGCGTTAATGACATTCTATTAGATTTCGTTTCTAAACTAGGGTTAAAACCAACAATTGCAATAAAAATGAGAGAATCTTTTGAAAAGGATTTTGATGATTCCATGGAAAGTTATTCCTCTTATGTTGCTGCAAAAAACATAAAGACACCAACATTACTCATTCATGACAAAAACGATGATGATGTTCCCTATACAGCATCTGAAAATATTCATAAAAACTTAGAAAACAGCTCCATATTTTTAACAAAGAAACTGGGTCATAGAAAAATATTAGGTGATGAAAAGGTAATTAATCAGATTGAAAAATTTCTTACTAACTAAATAAAAAGCAAATAGGCGTTTCAATTGAAACGCCTATTTGCTTTTTATTTTATGAAAAATATAATCAACTACTTCCCTAACATACTATTTTTTAAATCTTTGTCTGCAGGTTTTCCAGACAGCCAAATACCAAACAAAGCTTTTTTAAAGTCAGCTCCATCAATTGTTCCTTTTTTAGTACCATTTTTATATACTACAACTCCAGATCCAGGAACATTTGCAATTATAAATGAATCTCCTTTATTAAATTCATCTTTAAAAAACGATTTAAATTGATCAATTTTAGTTTTCAAAGCATCCGTTTTTCCACCTGTAGCATTTTGAAATCCTTCATCAACTGCACTTATCATTTTTTCTGAAGTAATCATTCCTGAAACAATATCCAATTTAATTACTGCAGCATCATTACTATTTATAATTTCACTTGCGTTTGAGCTTTTTTTAGGAAGATATAGAGAACCAACATATAAATCGATCCAAAATTTCTCTCTAATTCCAGCACCATTCAATGTCAAATTCTTTCCTTCAACAGTTATATTTTCATCAAGTTTAACACCTGAAACTGTTTTTTGAGCTTGTAAAGATGTCATTGTTGTCATTACAACAATTAAAAATGTAAAAATTCTTTTTTTCATGTTTGTGATTAATTATTAATTCAAATAAACATTAGTAACTTATCCCTAGTTGTCTAACATTGCTCTTTTTAATTTTTCGTCAGCTGGCTTAATGCACAACCAAACTCCGAATAATGCTTTCTTAAAATCCATTCCTTCAATTGTACCTTTTTTTACACCATTCTTAAAAACTGTAATACCAATTTTAGGATTAAAGACAATCATAAACTCATCTTTTTCTTTAAGATCATCTCTAAAAACCGTTAGGAATTTATCAATTTTAGTTTTTATTGAAGTTATGTTTCCATTTGTTGCATTCACAAAGCCTTCTTCCATTAATTCTATCATTTTATCTGTAGAAACTAAACTAGAAACGATATTTATCTTAATAATTGCTGGTTCACTACTGTTTATTATTTCATCAGCATTTGTACTTTTACTTGGAAGATATAATGAGGCAACATATAAATCAATCCACATCTTTTCTTTAACACCTGCTCCGTTTAAAACAAGTTTATTTCCATCAAAAGAAAGAGTCTCATATACACTTACACCAGACACCTTATTTTGAGCGGTTGTCATGTTTATTTGTAAGATCAGAAATGTTAATAGTAGGTAAAGTTTTTTCATAATTTTAAAATATTGTAATTTTTTGTTAAATATATAAATTTTTTCTTTTCAATTTGTTAATTGCAGCATTTAATTCGAATCCTAATAAAAGAACCATACAATTAATCCATATGTAGAACATTAAAACAAGAAGCGTGCCAATTGATCCATACAATTCGTTATATCTTGCAAATTTCTCCACATAAATACCAAATATATAAGAAGTTAGCACTATTAGAAGCGTTGTAAAAACTGCTCCATAACTTATAAATGGGACATTTTTGGTTTCACTTGCACCAAATTTATATAAAATTGACGTCGTTATAAGTATCATTAAAACAACGAACAAATACCTTCCCCATTCAATTAAATAGACATCATTACTTATAAATCCTTGACTTTTAATCTTCTGTATCAATACTTCAAAAATAACAATCGAGGCAACAGTTATAATTAAAATCAAAGATAAAGTTAATGAAATTGCTAAAGCTACGAAATATTGTTTAAAAAAATTTCTAGTTATTGTAATATGCTCTGACATTTCAAAACCACCTAAAATAGCATTAACACCATTTGTCATCAAGAAAATAGACAAAATAAAACCTGATGAAAGGAGACTTTTATAACTCGTATTCATGATGTCTTTTAGAATGAGTTCAATTGCTTCATATGTATTTGGAGGCACACCTTTTTCTACAAAAAACAAGAAATCATTTTGAAAATTTTCAATTGGAATATAAGGAATTAAATTTAAAATAAACAATGCAAAAGGAAATAATGCCATAAAAAAACTAAATGCAACTGCACTTGCCCTATATGAAAAAGCACCTTTTACAATTCCTAAAAAATACAATTCAACAATATCATACAGACTTAAACCTTCTGATGACATGAATGTAATTTTCTTAGCAAAAGCAACTAATTGTTTTACTATTGGAATTTTATTCAACCTCTTTTCTATCGCCTCTGACATTAAAGTGCTTTTAAGCTTAAATCCATATTATAAACTGAATGGGTCAATGCTCCTGATGATATATAATTCACACCACATTCGGCATATTGTCTAATTGTTTTTTCATTTATATTCCCCGAAGATTCTGTCAAACACTTACTTCCTATTAAAGCAACAGCTTCTCTTGTCATTTCAAAAGTAAAGTTATCTAATAAAATTCTATAAACACCATCGCTCATCAGAATTTCTTTTACTTCATTCATATCTCTTGCTTCAACAATTATTTTTAAATCCCTATTGGTTTCTTTTAAATAATTTTTGGTCTTATTTATTGCTTTTGTAATACCTCCTGCAAAATCTATATGATTGTCTTTCAACATTATCATATCATAAAGTGCAAAACGATGATTTTCTCCTCCTCCAATTTTCACAGCCCACTTTTCAGGAGCTCTTAATCCTGGGGTTGTTTTTCTTGTGTCTAATATCTTTGTTGATGTCCCTTCTAACAAATCAACAAAAAACCTAGTTTTAGTTGCAATAGCACTCATTCTTTGCATTGCATTTAAGACTAAACGTTCTGCTTTTAAAATAGACTGAGAACTTCCTGTTACATGAAAAACTACATCTCCGTATTTTACTTTTTCACCGTCATTGATAAACGTTTCAACATGCATTGAGGCATCAACATAAGCAAAAACTTGTTTCGCAAATTCAACTCCAGCAATAACCCCATCGTCTTTTACCAATAATTTAGCTTTCCCCATTGCATCACTTGGTATACAAGCCAAAGAGCTATGATCTCCGTCTCCGACATCTTCTCTTAATGCATTAATTATTATTATCTCTAATTCGTTTTGAAATTGTGCTTCTGAAATCATTATATAAAATTTGAATGCTAAATTATGAATTCGAATTAACAAACTCAATAGTTTTATTAAAAACATAAAAAATCCCGCTAGTAGCAGGATTCAATATGATAATTATTTATTGTATACCGACTCTTTTTTAAAATGTTTTGTTAACAAATAATAAAAAACTGCTCTATATTTATGCTTGTTAGATTTCCCATACTGCTCTATTACATCTGCGATTGCACTATCAAGTTCTGGCCCATCGTTTAATCCTAACTTTTTAATTAAGAAATTATTTTTAACAGTAGCTAATTCTTTTGGATCTGTTCCTGAAACTGTTGAAGAATCTGCATTATAAATTGAAGGTCCACAACCAATTGTTACTTTCGTTAACAAATCCATATCTGCGGTTATACCACATTTATCTTTTAAATCAGCAGCATACTTTGTAATTAATTCATCTCTTTTACTCATAATCATGTTGTTTTTAAATGTTAAAAATAATTTGTTTTATAGTCTAATAAAACGCATTAAGTCCTTATAAAATTATAATTTTATTTTAAATTTTTAAAATATTCTAGCAAAATTTTATTATTTAATTTCTCAGGTGTTGTTATTTCTAACAAATTCGGTTTAGTATTATCTGTAAAAAAAGTTTTCAATTGCGTTTCTAACTCTAAAGATGTTTTAACATTCTGATAATTAAACCCAAACATTTCTGCTAGTTTAATTGCAGTCAAATTATGCGAAGTTTCAAAAAATTGATTAAATGTTCTTTCTTCTTTATGACCTGGTAAAATCCTAAAAATACCACCTCCACTATTATTTATCAAAATTATCTTGAAATTTTTAGGTATGTATTGATTCCAAAGCGCATTACTATCATAAAAAAAGCTAATATCTCCCGTAATTAAAACAGTTGGCTTATTAATTGCACAAGCAGCTCCAATTGCTGTTGAAGTACTACCATCTATTCCACTCGTTCCTCTATTGCAAAACACCTCTATCGTTTCATCTAACTTTAAAAGCTGCAAATATCGAACAGCAGAACTATTACTTATTTGCAATTGACTATTCTTAGGTAAATTTTCAACAACAAGATCAAATGCCTTAAAATCAGAAAAAGGTATATTGCCTAAATAATCATCTGATTTAATCTTTCTTTCTGCTACAATTTGAAGCATTCTCTTTTTATAATTACTAAAATCTTCATTCTTTACAGAAATTAATAATTTTAAAAATGACGCTACATCTGTTTCAAAATGTTTTGTAAGACATCCATAAGTATCATAAGCTCTTAAGTTATCAACATGCCAATGTTCATTTGGTTGATATTTCCTCAAAAAAGCTTTAATTCTTTTCGAAACGACCATTCCTCCAAAGGTTAACAAAATATCAGGTTGAAAAAACTTAAAATCTTCTTCATCAAAAGGAGTAATTATAGTGTCGATATTAGAAACAAATGTTTCATGATGAAGATTCGATGTTTTCTCTGTCATTACAATAACATTTGGGTCGCTTGCCAAACTATTTAAAATTGATTGTTCAATTCTACTTGGTTTACTTTCTCCTACTAAAATTAACTTTTTATGACTAGTATTCCATCTTGAAATAAACTCTTGATTCAGAACAAATTCATTTTCTTTTTCATTACAAAAATCAACCAATTTTGGATTTATTGACAAATCCGTAACCACCTCATACAAAGGTTCTTCGAAAGGAATATTTATATGAACTGGCCCGTGATTTACACTTGCTAAATGCAACGCATACTGAATTGAAAGATCATTTTTCTCTGACGCTTCTTCAGTTAAATTTGCGCTATTCAAAATATGGTTTGAAAAGACATTTTCTTGACGAATAGTTTGTCCATCGCCAATATCAATTTTATCATGCGGCCTATCTGCACTAATTACAACTAAAGGAATTCGACTATAGAACGCCTCGGCAACAGCAGGATAATAGTTTAAAACAGCCGAACCAGAAGTACAAACAACTGCAACTGGCTCCTCTATTTGTTGTGCAATTCCTAAAGCAAAAAAAGCAGCACATCTCTCATCAACAATACTATAACATTCAAAGAAAGAATCATTAACAAATCCAATCGTTAATGGTGCATTTCTAGATCCAGGAGAAATAACAATATGTTTTAATCCTTTAGCTTTACAAATGGTTAATAGGCTTTGTGCTAATGGAATTTTTGGGTATTTAATTTGTTCTATCAATTTTATATTTTAAAATATTCAAAAAAACTGAATGTATATTTAATTGCAAAGTTATAAAGTTGAAAAGGTTTTTTATACTTTTGTTTGAAAATAAATACTTTTTACAATGTCAATCTTCATTAGACCTTATACTTCTTCCGATTGTGAAGCCATTTTAGACATTATAAACTTCAATATACTAAATTCTACAGCTTTATACGATTACAAAGCGCGAACATTATCGCAACAAATAGCTATTTTTGAAGACAAATTAGAGAAAAATTTCCCTATAATTGTTGCTGAGCAAGACAATAAAGTTGTTGGTTTTGGATATTATAGTGAATTTCGTTTTAGAGAAGCATATAAATTCACTGTTGAGCATTCGGTATACGTTACACACAAAGAGCATGGAAAAGGCATTGGTAACCTTTTACTTTCCGAATTAATAACTTTAGCTAAAAAACAAGAACTTCACACTATGATAGCTGTAATTGATTCTGAAAACCAAAATAGCGTGAAGTTTCATGAAAAATATGGTTTTGAAACCGTTGGAGTAATTAAAGAATCTGGCTATAAGTTTGACAAATGGCTAAACTCTGTAATTATGCAATTATTTTTAAAACCTTAATATTATTTACCTTCAATCCAATTAACAATTGAAGCATCAGTTGGTAAAGTTGTTGGAGCTATTACTTTTTCTAATATTCCATTTTCATTAATTAGATATTTTTGAAAATTCCACTTTACCTCACTATCTTCAACACCGTTTTTAGACTTTTGAGTTAGATATTGATAAATGACATGCATATCGTCACCTTTTACAGAAATCTTACTCATCATAGGAAAACTTACACCATAATTACGTTCACAAAAAGTTGCAATTTCGCTTTCTGTACCTGGTTCTTGTGCTCCAAAGTTGTTTGCAGGAAAGCCAACAATTACAAAATCACTATCCTTATACTTTTCATACAAAGCTTGCAATTCTTTATATTGTGGTGTTAATCCACATTTAGAAGCCGTATTCACTATCATTACCTTCTTCCCTTTCAAAGTAGAGAAATCGAACTCATTCCCTTCAATATCTTCCACTTTAAAATGATATAAACTTTCTTTCATTTTCATTTCCTTTTTATTCTCCACGTTTAACTTTTTAGATTGCGCTTGAAAGCTCTGACTCGCAAAAAAAACTAAAGCACAAGCAATAATACTTTTTTTCATTTTTTTTATTTCAAATTTAGTTTTAATTCTACTAAAAACACCTAAACAAATCATAAATCTAAATTAAATTTGTACATTAGAAAATCCAAACAAACTTAATACTATGTTTTTTTTTAGAACAGTCATCTCCTTTTTACAAGATGATGAATACAGAGATTTATTAATCACCACATTTATGATACTTTTAATTGGAACATTAACGTATCATTATTTAGAAGGGTGGGGAATTATTGACTCATTATACTTTTCTGTTGTTACATTGACAACCATAGGTTACGGTGATTTTACCCCAAAAACTGATGCAGGAAAACTTTTTACTGTTTTATATATAATTGTAGGTATTGGTATGATTCTTAGCTTCATAAACACTATCCAACATCATTATACCTATATGAAATATAGAGAAAAGAAAGAAATTTTAAAAACAAGAAACTTAAAAAAAATAGCTGAAAAGAAAGAGCATCAGCAACATTTAGATTCTAAAAACAATAATTTTAAAAACTAAATACATTAAGTGTTCTATAACTAACAGTCTTTTTTTTATGAAGACATTAATTTTGCTTTATAACAAAAACATTAGTATTATGAAGCATTTATTTTTATTCATACACTTTATTACAATTATTGGATTTTCTCAAACCACAGAGAGTAGAATTAAGAACTTCAATCTTGAAAAAGACTTAGGCATTCAAGGCTATGATCCCGTTGCCTATTTTACAACAAACAAAGCCGTTAAAGGAAAACCCGAATTTCAACACAATCATAACGGCATAATTTATTATTTCTCATCAAATAACAACAAGGCACTTTTCATAAAGTCTCCATCAAAATACGAACCTCAATATGGTGGTTGGTGTGCTTACGCAATTGGTAAAACTAGCGAAAAAGTAAAAATAAATCCAACTACTTTCAAAATCATTAATAACAAGCTTTATCTTTTTTACAATGCTTATTTAACCAATACATTAAAACTTTGGAACAAGAATGAATCGATACTTAAAGCAAATGCAGATATTAATTGGAATCACTTAATTAAAGAATAAAGTGAAAAATTGTTTTAAAGATCAGTTATTCCCCTAAAAAAGACTTTTACTATAATCCTGAATCAATTCAGGATTTTTTTTTATTTTTACAAAAAACAAATTCATTATGCGATTTTTCTTAGCAATTGCTTCATTTACCATTTTCTCTTCTTGTATTGCTCAAAAAGAAACAACAACATCTAAAAAAAGCACTTCAATTAAAGAGCTTACTTTTTCAACTCCAGAAAGTGTATCAAAAACATTATCTTACCTTGCTTCTGACGAATTAGAAGGAAGAGACACAGGTAGTGAAGGAATAGAAAAAGCAAGTATTTTTTTAGAAAACATATTAAAAGAAAACAGTGTAAATCCCTACTTTAAAACCTATAGAGACACACTTTCAAATTATAACAAAACTTCCTATAATATTGTTGGTTATATTGAAGGTTCTGATCCGAAATTAAAAAATGAATTTGTAATTATTGGAGCACATTACGATCATATTGGAAAAATAAGCGCTGTTAACGGAGATGATATTGGTAATGGTGCCAATGATAATGCATCTGGATCTACAGCTGTAACAGAAGTTGTGAAATATTTTGCCAAAGCCAAAAATAACAAAAGAAGTTTATTGTTTGTGTTTTTCTCTGCGGAAGAAAAAGGATTATTAGGTTCTAAACATTTAGCTCAAAAATTAAAAAAACAAAACATGGATTTATATTTCATGTTTAATTTCGAAATGATTGGTGTTCCAATGGTTAGGAAAGACATGTTACTCTATTTAACTGGCTTTGGAAAAACCAATATGGCACAAACCATGAATGAATATGCAGGCGAAAAACTAATTGGTTATATTCCAGCAGAAACACAATATCAATTATTTAGAGCTTCTGATAATTATCCGTTTTTTACTGAATTTGATGTTCCTGCACAAACTGTCTCTACTTTTGATTTTGAAAATTTTGAATTTTATCATCAACCAGATGATGAATTTGAATTAATGGATCCTACTCACATGGCAAATGTGGTAAACAAAATGATTCCTGTATTAGAAAAAATGATTAACTCACCAACAAAAGAGATTCAAATAAAAAAATAATGAAAAACATAATCATAACTGGAACTTCTCGTGGAATTGGTTACGAATTAGCATTGCAGTTTGCAAATGAAGGTCATAATGTATTAGCTATTTCTAGAAAAACACCTAAAAGTTTAATTGAAAACCCAAATATTACTTGCTTAGCAATCAACATTTCAGATGAAAATCAACTAGAGCAAGTAAGTAATTTCGTTTCAACCACGTGGAAGAAGGTAGATATCTTAATTAATAATGCTGGTAGTCTTTTACACAAACCTTTCCAAGAAATTACATCTAAAGAATTTCAAGATATTTACAAAGTGAATGTTTTTGCTGTAGCCGAATTGACAAAAATATGCATTCCTTACATGAGCAAAGGAAGCCATGTAATCACGATTAGTTCAATGGGTGGTATTCAAGGAAGCATGAAATTTGCTGGTTTAGCCGCGTACAGTTCGAGCAAAGGTGCAGTTATAACACTTTCAGAATTATTAGCCGAAGAATACAAAGAACAAGGTATTTCTTTTAATGTTCTAGCGCTTGGTGCTGTTAACACAGAAATGCTTCAAGAAGCTTTTCCTGGTTATGAAGCACCAATTTCCGCTACAGAAATGGCTGATTATATTTATAATTTCTCATTAACAGGAAATAAATTCTATAACGGAAAAGTTTTGCAAGTTTCTTCAACTACTCCATAATTATTGTATTGCATAATTAGATTCGTATTTTTCAGAATTATCGATTATAGTTACCACTCTTATTCGTTTCTGAACTTGATTTTCATATCTAATAAAATTAAGTTCAGATTCGATTATTTGTTTTTCACTCCCAACTGTACATATTATACTTTTATCATCTATTTTGAAAGAAAAACAAATTGGAAAAGATTTGTTGTTTTTTATTCTTAAATCTTTGTATCCATAAACAACAGTAGCATCAGAGCCTAATGGAGTAAACCGATCTTCCTCTGAATAAATATCTACTGAATGATTATACCGCTCAATAATTTCAAAGTTTGATTTCAGTGCTGTAACGTAAATTAGAGTTGAAATTTGACAAAGACCACCTCCTACTTCTTCTGATATTGTCCCATTAACAATATTTCTCCCTTTTTTAAATTTATTCTTTTCTGTAGGATTTCCTATTATCTTCCAAAAAGAAAAAACTTGATTTGGATACACTACAACCTTTTCTATTCTTTCTTTTGCTATCTTAAAATTATGCACCTTGTTTTCGAAATAATTACCTTTTTTTATTTCTTGAGTTGTTCCAACTTTAAAGGCAAAATTTATCTTTCCCTCTGATGGTTTAGCAAAGTTAATTTTATAATCTTTTAAAGAACGAATTCCTAATTTTAGCCTGACTTTCCATATTTTAGGAATCCACTTCTTCATCTTTATTTTTTCTTTAGTTCAATTATTAGATAGGAGGCATATTCTTTTAAAAAAGAGTTACAAAGCAAATCATCTAATTTTAAAACAAATTTTCTAAATCGAATAGGAATCCTATGAATAGGTAAAAAAAGCACACCTCTAATAGTATTTATTACCGACTCTTCACCTATTACTTCTTTTATTTCATCTATTGAAAAATGATTTGCTCCATGCCAGTTATCTGCTTTATAATTGGTTAATAAGCGTCTTTTCTTAGAAGGAAAATCAAAAATTAAATTCCCTTTTGTTTTTAATTTCAACCTAGATTCTTTTAAAAAATCCAAAGTACTCGTTTTGTCTAAATGCATAATGACATGAAAAGAAAAAATCGTATCGAAAAAATCATCATCATAAGGAATTGATGAAATACTACCAATTTTAAACTCTTTATCTGAAAACTTATTTTTTGCAATTTCTATCATCTTTTCACTAACATCAACTCCAAAATTTGCAAATTCTAAAAGCCTTCCAGTACCACAACCTAAATCTAAAATGCTAAAATCATTACTCTTTGGCAGATGCGCTAATAAAAACGTACGCTCTTGTTCATCAATGAATTTTCCGTATGAATTTCCGAACCTATTTTCATCATAAGTTGTGGCTAATTCATCATAATAGTTTTTTATTTCATTATTCATTACCTAAATATATAATAATTCTGTCAAAAATAGATAAATTTGCATCCGATGAGTGATGTTTTAAATAAATACCTTCCTGAGCATGCTGTCTCTTCTTGTTTTGAGTTAATCAAAATAAATCGAGTACATCTAAAAATCGTCAATGAACGTTTAACACGTCATGGTGATTACAGAAAAAATGCTAACGGATTTCATCAAATAACAGTAAATGCAAGTTTAAACAAGTATCGCTTTCTTATTACTTTAATTCATGAAATTGCCCATCTAGTCGCTTTTGAAAAATATGGCAGGTATATAAAACCACATGGTAACGAATGGAAATTAACCTTTCAGCACTTAATGGTTCCTTTTATTCGCCCAGAAATTTTCCCAACACAGTTGCTTCCGCTATTAGCAAGACATTTCAAGAACCCTAAAGCAAGTAGTGACACAGACGCAACCTTATCATTAGCATTAAAGCAATTTGACGAAAATGAATCCGATAAAAATTATATCTTTGAAATCCCATACGGAAGTCATTTTCGAATTCATAACGGACGTGTTTTTAGAAAAATAGCGCTTCGAGTGAAACGCTATGAATGTCTTGAGCTAAAAACAGGGAAAATGTTTTTATTCCAACCTAATGCTGAAGTCGAATTAATACCTAGTTAATTTATAATGTTACATCAATTTAAGAACAAACCTCATTTTTTTTTGATGGCTTTTATTATCCTATATTTACTATTAGGTATATATTGTAATACAAGTAAAACCTTAGACATTAATATACACGATACTTATTATGTTATACAAAGCAAGCATTTGTATTTTTCAATCAGTATTTCACTTATTATTTTCTATCTGTTTTACCTATTAATTCCATATTTCAAACTAAGATTATCTTCAGACTTAAAAAACATACACATCTATATCACTTTAATATCAAGTATTGGAATCACATTTCCTTATCACTATTTCAATAATGAGAAAGATTTATTTTCTCCCACACTTGATCGATTATTTTTTATAACCTTTTTCGCAGCTTTACTTGTTTTGTCACTATTTGTGTTTCTTCTAAATATTTAAATTTGTATCTTTAAAATATTAAAAGTAAAATATAACAAACCTGCAATCTAATTTTCAAAATATGAATACAAATTATTACGCAATATTAATGGCTGGAGGAGTTGGTTCTCGTTTTTGGCCTGTAAGTACTACCGATTTCCCAAAGCAGTTTCATGACATGTTAGGCACTGGAGACACATTAATACAAAAAACATTCAGTCGTTTATCGCAACTTATTCCTAAAGAAAACATTTTAA is a genomic window of Flavobacterium jumunjinense containing:
- a CDS encoding class I SAM-dependent DNA methyltransferase — translated: MNNEIKNYYDELATTYDENRFGNSYGKFIDEQERTFLLAHLPKSNDFSILDLGCGTGRLLEFANFGVDVSEKMIEIAKNKFSDKEFKIGSISSIPYDDDFFDTIFSFHVIMHLDKTSTLDFLKESRLKLKTKGNLIFDFPSKKRRLLTNYKADNWHGANHFSIDEIKEVIGEESVINTIRGVLFLPIHRIPIRFRKFVLKLDDLLCNSFLKEYASYLIIELKKK
- a CDS encoding SprT-like domain-containing protein produces the protein MSDVLNKYLPEHAVSSCFELIKINRVHLKIVNERLTRHGDYRKNANGFHQITVNASLNKYRFLITLIHEIAHLVAFEKYGRYIKPHGNEWKLTFQHLMVPFIRPEIFPTQLLPLLARHFKNPKASSDTDATLSLALKQFDENESDKNYIFEIPYGSHFRIHNGRVFRKIALRVKRYECLELKTGKMFLFQPNAEVELIPS